A genomic segment from Rhodobacter sp. CZR27 encodes:
- a CDS encoding FAD-dependent oxidoreductase, which produces MALRLDPGLSARPGNPGRIPVEDHPAVAPDSEAGSGRPHRGPSAGPALREAVAPGSVIVLGAGVAGLAAARVLAAAGLAVTVIDQSDRCGGAHRSHEIGPYTFDRGSIFYEETAELFALAPGVRDLCPPVWRMERRVGPEGRLLQYPLALREIQDWPLRRKIRAVADLLAGRVLRRPDGTLEAICRSRLGRTFYQDTGLASYIARFHHCPASAIDQEFFVRRMSHVERSTRPGALLAMAWRAATRPAPQAAPRWPFRVRPSGGTALLFDPIRQALEAASVRFRLQERLLGVEAAADGFTVTTTAGRHRAGALVSAIPLDALHRAVFGTGSGLLSIDLLSLFVSADWLDPGAGNVLFNFHAEGRWKRATIHSRLYPDRQTPREFLSVEVTLPPGAAADPAEAFRDFKAHVEGLGIARDVALEGHDVVEAAYPLYQLGDVETARRLIEKVERLGIVSVGRQGRFEYLPVSSLVIRRVREELSRSLSLRQVSPG; this is translated from the coding sequence ATGGCCCTCCGCCTCGACCCCGGCCTGTCGGCCCGCCCCGGGAACCCCGGCCGAATCCCGGTCGAGGATCATCCGGCCGTCGCCCCGGACAGCGAGGCCGGCAGCGGCAGGCCGCACAGGGGGCCGTCCGCGGGGCCCGCGCTGCGCGAGGCCGTGGCTCCGGGCAGCGTGATCGTGCTTGGCGCGGGCGTGGCGGGGCTTGCCGCCGCGCGGGTGCTGGCGGCGGCCGGCCTTGCGGTCACGGTCATCGACCAGTCCGACCGCTGCGGCGGCGCGCATCGCTCGCACGAGATCGGCCCCTATACCTTCGACCGGGGCAGCATCTTCTACGAGGAGACGGCCGAGCTTTTCGCCCTGGCGCCCGGGGTTCGGGACCTGTGCCCCCCGGTCTGGCGCATGGAACGCCGGGTCGGGCCGGAGGGGCGCCTGCTGCAATATCCGCTGGCCCTGCGCGAGATCCAGGACTGGCCGCTGCGGCGCAAGATCCGGGCCGTGGCCGACCTGCTGGCCGGCCGGGTCCTGCGGCGGCCGGACGGCACGCTCGAGGCGATCTGCCGGTCGCGGCTGGGCCGGACCTTCTACCAGGACACCGGCCTTGCCAGCTACATCGCGCGCTTCCACCATTGCCCTGCCTCGGCCATCGACCAGGAATTCTTCGTCCGGCGCATGTCGCATGTCGAGCGCTCAACCCGTCCCGGGGCGCTGCTGGCGATGGCCTGGCGGGCCGCCACCCGCCCCGCCCCGCAGGCCGCGCCGCGCTGGCCGTTCCGGGTCCGGCCCTCGGGGGGCACCGCGCTGCTCTTCGATCCGATCCGGCAGGCGCTCGAGGCCGCCTCGGTCCGCTTCCGGCTGCAGGAACGGCTGCTCGGGGTCGAGGCGGCGGCGGACGGCTTCACCGTCACCACGACCGCCGGCCGGCACCGGGCCGGGGCGCTGGTCAGCGCCATCCCGCTGGATGCGCTGCACAGGGCCGTGTTCGGCACGGGCTCGGGCCTCCTCAGCATCGACCTGCTCTCGCTCTTCGTCTCGGCCGACTGGCTGGATCCCGGGGCCGGCAACGTCCTGTTCAACTTCCACGCCGAAGGCCGCTGGAAGCGCGCCACGATCCATTCGCGGCTCTATCCCGACCGGCAGACCCCGCGCGAGTTCCTGTCGGTGGAGGTCACCCTGCCCCCGGGCGCCGCGGCCGATCCGGCCGAGGCCTTCCGCGACTTCAAGGCCCATGTGGAGGGGCTGGGCATCGCCCGCGACGTGGCGCTGGAAGGCCATGACGTGGTCGAGGCCGCCTATCCGCTCTACCAGCTGGGCGATGTCGAGACCGCCCGGCGCCTGATCGAGAAGGTCGAGCGGCTGGGCATCGTCTCGGTGGGCCGGCAGGGCCGCTTCGAATACCTGCCGGTCTCGTCGCTGGTGATCCGCCGCGTGCGGGAGGAGTTGTCCCGCAGCCTGTCCCTGCGGCAGGTCAGCCCGGGCTGA
- a CDS encoding polysaccharide pyruvyl transferase family protein — protein sequence MSRPLFDRPRLRAPAAGPGAGLRRTGPDPAPGTEEPPIADAGPARALRIRCFNARFSPNLGDGLLAQCLEHRLVELGADPDTRSIDLAARTSFGSGLPARGALLATLAALPGPARRLALRGPLALLGWKSWRPHYRAGLEGADAVVIGGGNLLADLDLNFPTKLSLALEEARLRGLPVAIHACGMSRGWSQAGLRMVGRALARADLRAVFLRDAASCEAWNELLAPFAGRKAELVRDPGLLASRVFPQPPRPRGGRPVAGLGVTSAVAIRYHSDRAPDEDRLERWFLDLAQGLIGSGHEVRAFTNGSPEDRACLDRLAPRLAAMGVRLLSPDTPAALCAAIGGLDVLVAFRLHALIAAHSCGVPTVGLRWDPKLDAFMAAIGRGSFLLDVTEAAPAEALRLMTRARQEGLPPGEPEGIVAAAAADVARLHAALGPRPGVSPG from the coding sequence ATGTCCAGACCCCTCTTCGATCGCCCCCGCCTGCGGGCCCCGGCAGCGGGGCCGGGCGCGGGGCTGCGTCGGACGGGGCCCGATCCTGCCCCGGGGACGGAGGAGCCGCCGATCGCCGACGCCGGCCCGGCCCGCGCGCTCCGGATCCGCTGCTTCAACGCGAGGTTCAGCCCGAACCTCGGCGACGGGCTGCTTGCGCAATGCCTGGAGCATCGGCTGGTGGAACTGGGGGCCGATCCCGACACCCGCTCGATCGACCTGGCGGCCCGGACGTCCTTCGGCAGCGGCCTGCCGGCGCGGGGCGCGCTGCTGGCGACGCTGGCCGCCCTGCCGGGGCCGGCCCGGCGCCTGGCGCTTCGCGGCCCGCTGGCGCTTCTCGGCTGGAAAAGCTGGCGTCCGCATTACCGGGCCGGGCTCGAGGGGGCGGATGCCGTGGTGATCGGCGGCGGCAACCTGCTGGCCGATCTCGACCTGAACTTCCCCACCAAGCTCTCGCTGGCGCTCGAGGAGGCCCGCCTGCGCGGCCTGCCGGTGGCGATCCATGCCTGCGGCATGTCGCGCGGCTGGTCGCAGGCGGGCCTGCGCATGGTCGGGCGCGCGCTCGCGCGGGCGGACCTGCGCGCGGTCTTCCTGCGGGACGCGGCGTCCTGCGAGGCCTGGAACGAGTTGCTCGCCCCCTTCGCGGGGCGGAAGGCCGAACTGGTCCGCGACCCCGGCCTGCTGGCCTCCCGGGTCTTTCCGCAGCCTCCCCGTCCGCGGGGCGGCCGCCCGGTGGCGGGCCTCGGCGTGACCAGCGCGGTGGCGATCCGCTATCACTCCGACCGGGCCCCCGACGAGGACCGGCTGGAGCGGTGGTTCCTCGATCTGGCGCAGGGCCTGATCGGGTCGGGCCACGAGGTCCGGGCCTTCACCAACGGCAGCCCCGAGGACCGCGCCTGCCTCGACCGGCTGGCGCCGCGGCTGGCGGCCATGGGCGTCCGCCTCCTGTCGCCGGACACGCCGGCCGCGCTTTGCGCCGCGATCGGCGGGCTCGACGTGCTGGTGGCCTTCCGGCTGCACGCCCTCATCGCGGCCCATTCCTGCGGCGTGCCCACAGTCGGGCTGCGCTGGGATCCCAAGCTCGATGCCTTCATGGCCGCGATCGGGCGGGGGTCCTTCCTGCTCGACGTGACGGAGGCCGCGCCCGCCGAGGCGCTGCGGCTGATGACCCGCGCCCGGCAGGAGGGCCTGCCGCCGGGCGAGCCCGAGGGCATCGTCGCGGCGGCGGCGGCGGATGTCGCGCGCCTCCACGCAGCCCTTGGCCCCCGGCCCGGGGTCAGCCCGGGCTGA